The Bradyrhizobium sp. B097 genome contains the following window.
CAGGATCGGCCGGAACCGGGCGCGCGCCGCGTCGATCGCCGACTCCAGCACCGGCTTGCCGTCGCGCACATGGTGCTCGAGCGCGACCTCCACGATCAGGATCGCGTTCTTGGCCGACAGCGCGATCAGCAGGATGGTGCCGATCTGGGTGTAGAGATTGTTCTCGATCCGAAGCGACGTCAGCACCAGCATGGGCCCGAGCAGCGACAGCGGCACCGCCAGGATCACCGAGATCGGTGCGTACCAGCTCTCATATTGTCCGGCGAGCACGAGATAGACCAGCAGCAGCGCCAGCGCGAACACGAGGTAGATCTGGCTGCCGACCTCCTTCTCCTGGTACGACATCGCCGTCCACTCATAGCCGGTCCCCGCCGGCAGCGTCTTCGCGGCTATCTCCTCCATCAGCGTCATCGACTGGCCGGAGCTGTAGCCCTGCGACGGCAGGCCGATGATGGTCGCGGACGGATAGAGGTTGTAGAGACTGATCAGCGACGGTCCGACCGACGGCGTGATCTTCGCCACGGTGCCGAGCGGGACCATGTCGCCATTGCTGTTGCGCACCATCATGTTCTCGATGTCGCGCAGCGTCAGGCGGTATTGCGCATCGGCCTGGGTGTAGACCTGGAAGGTGCGGCCGAACTTGGTGAACTGGTTGACGTAGCTCGCGCCGAGATAGGACGACAGCGTCGAGAAGATCTGGTCGGTGGTGACATGCAGCGTCTCGGTCTTGACGCGGTCGACCTGGACGTCGAACTGCGGCACCATCGAGCGGAACGACGACTGCACCCGCTGCAGCGCGCTTTGGGTCTGCGCATTGCCGACGACGGCGCCGGTGACCGCCTGCAGCTTGCCGTAATCGGCGTTGCCGTCACGGAGCTGCACCTGCATGGCAAAGCCGGCGGCATTGCCGATGCCCTGGATCGGCGGCGGCGGGATCACCAGGATCCGCGCTTCCGGAATCACCGCAAGCTTGTCGTTGAGGCCGTAGACCAGCGAGCGCAGGTCCTCGCCGGGGCCGCGCGCGCCCCAATCCTTCAGGATCACATAGGCGACGCCGGCATTGGCGAGGCTCGACGAGTTGTCGAGCGCGGAGATGCCGGCGATCGCGACCACCTGCTCGACGCCCGGTGTCTTGCGGGCGATCTCGGTGACCTGATCGAGCACCCGCTGGGTGCGATCGATCGCGGCGCCGTCGGGCAACTGCACCGCGGCCAGCAGGTAGCCCTGGTCCTCGATCGGAATGAAGCCGGTCGGCACCCGCGACAGCCCGTAGCCGGCAATTCCGATCAGGACCAGCGCGACGAGGACCGAGGTCTTGGCGTGGCCGGCAATGCCGCCGATCATCCGGGTGTAGCCGCGCTCTACCCGGTCATAGACCGCGTTGAAGCCGCGATAGAAGAAGTTTCGCTGCGCCAGTGGCACCGGCGGGCGCAGCCATAGCGCGCATTGCGTCGGCTTCAAGGTCGCGGCATTGACGGCGCTGAGCAGCGCGGTCGCCGCGATCACCAGGGCGAATTGCGCGTACATCCGGCCGGTCAGCCCCGGCAGGAAGGCCGCCGGCAGGAACACCGAGATCAGTACCAGCGTGATGCCGACGATCGGCGCGAACAATTCGTCCATCGCCTTGATCGCGGCATCGTGCCCGGACATGCCGCGCTCGATATTGTGCGCGGCGCCTTCGACCACCACGATGGCGTCGTCGACCACGATGCCGATCGCCAGCACGATCGCA
Protein-coding sequences here:
- a CDS encoding multidrug efflux RND transporter permease subunit; translation: MISKFFIERPVLSNVIAILMILIGGVALFNLAVAQYPDVVPPTVQVTTRYPGASAKTVIDTVALPIEQQVNGVEDMLYMQSYSGADGTYTLTVTFKIGTDLNFAQVLVQNRVSSALSQLPTAVQNQGVTVQKRSTSILLFVTLTSPNKTYDSLFLSNYATINIRDELSRLPGVGNVTVFGAGQYSMRVWLDPNKLQARGLMPQDVIQAIQQQSQQVTAGQVGAPPAPQGQAFQYTLNVNGRLDDASQFENIIVKTGNVGDVIRVRDLGSVELGAQTYSQVFSLNQKPATGIGVFLSPGANALQVEKEVQKKVAQLARQFPQDIKYDTPFDTTKFVQASIDEVYRTLIEAGLLVLVVILVFLQDWRAMLVPATTVPVTIIGAFAAMAALGFTINLSTLFAIVLAIGIVVDDAIVVVEGAAHNIERGMSGHDAAIKAMDELFAPIVGITLVLISVFLPAAFLPGLTGRMYAQFALVIAATALLSAVNAATLKPTQCALWLRPPVPLAQRNFFYRGFNAVYDRVERGYTRMIGGIAGHAKTSVLVALVLIGIAGYGLSRVPTGFIPIEDQGYLLAAVQLPDGAAIDRTQRVLDQVTEIARKTPGVEQVVAIAGISALDNSSSLANAGVAYVILKDWGARGPGEDLRSLVYGLNDKLAVIPEARILVIPPPPIQGIGNAAGFAMQVQLRDGNADYGKLQAVTGAVVGNAQTQSALQRVQSSFRSMVPQFDVQVDRVKTETLHVTTDQIFSTLSSYLGASYVNQFTKFGRTFQVYTQADAQYRLTLRDIENMMVRNSNGDMVPLGTVAKITPSVGPSLISLYNLYPSATIIGLPSQGYSSGQSMTLMEEIAAKTLPAGTGYEWTAMSYQEKEVGSQIYLVFALALLLVYLVLAGQYESWYAPISVILAVPLSLLGPMLVLTSLRIENNLYTQIGTILLIALSAKNAILIVEVALEHHVRDGKPVLESAIDAARARFRPILMTSLAFILGVLPLVLATGAGASARKSIGITVFSGMIASTCLAVLFVPAFFVVVQNFENWRKAKKGKAPAPQAAPQASGTVH